A window of the Brumimicrobium sp. genome harbors these coding sequences:
- a CDS encoding IPT/TIG domain-containing protein, with protein MILDDASDAFSFYIGADYLQDIWNRVEITPNKQQLVHVKMKLSNCINTADLQYINTQNTEMVTLYTESSNEDIINGNYFNYDNVNYVQPSTFHLCPPPTIVDFMPKTISSGTNSVLTIEGYGFGNERGIGQIYMKNDVNGSITIKAFDYIDYISWSDSLIEFKIPSVVDTLADSSLIAPGSGKFSIYK; from the coding sequence GTGATACTAGATGATGCATCTGATGCATTTAGTTTTTACATCGGGGCGGACTATCTACAAGATATTTGGAATAGAGTTGAAATAACACCTAACAAGCAACAGTTGGTTCATGTCAAAATGAAATTGTCGAACTGTATTAATACTGCTGATTTACAATATATTAACACACAAAACACTGAAATGGTAACTCTCTACACTGAAAGTTCAAATGAAGATATAATTAATGGAAACTACTTTAATTATGATAATGTCAATTACGTGCAACCTAGTACTTTCCATCTTTGTCCACCACCCACAATTGTTGATTTTATGCCAAAAACTATTTCGTCAGGTACTAACTCTGTTTTAACTATTGAAGGATATGGCTTTGGGAACGAACGTGGGATTGGACAGATATATATGAAAAATGATGTAAATGGAAGTATTACAATAAAAGCTTTCGACTACATTGATTATATTTCTTGGTCAGACTCCCTTATTGAGTTCAAGATTCCATCCGTAGTAGATACCTTAGCAGACTCAAGTTTGATAGCTCCTGGTTCGGGAAAGTTTTCTATTTACAAATAA
- a CDS encoding type II toxin-antitoxin system RelE/ParE family toxin — MYFIEKTGEFDKWLRKLKDLRTKSKILIRIQKLESNGHFGDCEPVGEGITEIRIHYAKGYRIYLKEKDGKIIVLLVGGDKSTQKKDIKRAKDIWKELNK; from the coding sequence ATGTACTTTATAGAAAAAACCGGTGAATTTGATAAGTGGTTGAGAAAATTAAAAGATTTAAGAACGAAGTCTAAAATTTTAATAAGAATTCAGAAACTAGAAAGTAATGGACATTTTGGAGATTGCGAGCCTGTTGGTGAAGGAATAACAGAAATACGGATTCATTATGCAAAAGGATATAGAATTTATCTTAAAGAGAAAGACGGTAAAATAATTGTTTTGTTAGTTGGAGGAGATAAATCTACACAGAAAAAAGACATTAAAAGAGCAAAAGATATTTGGAAGGAATTAAATAAATAG
- a CDS encoding putative addiction module antidote protein — translation MKTSKFDIADYLDNDEMIAEYLNAALEDGDEKALIVAIGHVAKAIGMTKIAEETGLSRPSLYKALSEDSKPQFSTILKVLRAIGGNIQINPFPAT, via the coding sequence ATGAAAACATCAAAATTTGACATAGCAGATTATTTAGACAATGATGAAATGATAGCAGAATATCTTAATGCTGCGTTAGAGGATGGAGACGAAAAAGCTTTAATTGTTGCAATAGGTCATGTAGCAAAAGCTATTGGTATGACTAAAATTGCAGAGGAAACTGGACTTAGCAGACCTAGTTTATATAAAGCTTTATCAGAAGATTCTAAGCCACAATTTTCTACTATATTAAAAGTTTTAAGAGCAATTGGTGGGAATATTCAGATTAATCCATTTCCTGCAACATAA
- the ltrA gene encoding group II intron reverse transcriptase/maturase — MINYYETKSQPITRLMVWQAYKEVKSNAGSGGIDKMSWEYLQKNASTELYMLWNRLSSGSYFPKAVKQVAIPKKGGGERLLGIPTILDRIAQQVVRKHLERIVEPKFHSSSFGYRPNRNCHQAVEQAYTNLYNHDFAIDLDIKGFFDNIDHELMMKALKHYCSDNWVLLYVERWLKAGIVQKEGDFKPTLSGTPQGGVISPLLANLFLHVVFDKWMDKFHPEKPFERYADDIVVHCKTENQAQFMLRQIKERMESCKLQLHEVKSKIVNLRGFSQTKYSKGFDFLGFTIRPRAYKTKGTGKVKSIPCICVSQKSKTSIMRKFREMNLHKRRKSLEEIAKEINPVIRGIINYYHKFWKDDMRMVWNQLNARLLKWTKWEKDLFKKASVRYLKTKYKENPNLFAHWLLVYP; from the coding sequence ATGATTAATTATTATGAAACAAAATCACAGCCAATAACCAGATTAATGGTTTGGCAAGCATACAAGGAGGTAAAATCCAATGCTGGAAGTGGTGGAATAGACAAAATGAGTTGGGAATATTTGCAGAAAAACGCAAGTACGGAACTTTATATGCTCTGGAACCGCCTAAGCTCAGGGAGTTATTTTCCGAAAGCTGTCAAACAAGTTGCTATACCAAAGAAAGGGGGAGGAGAACGATTACTCGGTATCCCGACGATTTTAGACCGTATAGCACAACAAGTAGTACGAAAACACTTGGAACGAATAGTAGAACCAAAATTTCATTCCAGTTCATTTGGTTACCGACCCAATCGGAACTGTCATCAAGCCGTTGAACAAGCATATACAAATTTATACAATCATGATTTTGCTATTGACTTAGACATCAAAGGTTTCTTTGACAACATCGACCACGAACTGATGATGAAAGCATTAAAACACTACTGTTCAGACAATTGGGTTTTGTTATATGTGGAAAGGTGGTTGAAAGCAGGAATTGTACAGAAAGAGGGAGATTTTAAACCAACCCTTTCAGGAACTCCACAAGGTGGCGTTATTAGTCCGCTTTTAGCAAACTTATTTCTACATGTAGTCTTCGATAAATGGATGGATAAGTTCCACCCTGAAAAGCCATTTGAAAGGTATGCAGATGATATTGTAGTGCATTGCAAAACCGAGAATCAAGCGCAATTCATGTTGCGCCAAATTAAAGAGCGCATGGAATCGTGTAAATTACAGTTGCATGAAGTCAAAAGTAAAATAGTCAATTTGAGAGGGTTTTCACAAACGAAATACTCCAAAGGGTTCGACTTTCTTGGCTTTACAATCCGTCCACGAGCCTACAAAACAAAAGGCACAGGAAAAGTGAAATCTATTCCATGTATCTGCGTAAGTCAGAAGTCGAAGACAAGCATCATGCGAAAGTTCAGGGAAATGAATTTACACAAGCGCAGAAAATCCTTGGAAGAAATCGCCAAGGAAATCAACCCCGTCATTCGTGGGATTATCAACTATTACCACAAGTTTTGGAAAGATGATATGCGAATGGTGTGGAATCAACTGAACGCACGACTACTGAAATGGACAAAATGGGAGAAAGACTTATTCAAGAAAGCCTCTGTGCGCTACTTGAAAACCAAGTACAAAGAAAACCCCAATTTATTTGCGCATTGGTTATTGGTATATCCGTAA
- a CDS encoding zinc-dependent metalloprotease: protein MEIKNEPIKFYIDTSISNNVLLTATVKQALNDWKCQTKINWEIVGDTILPNGASSEVDGVSLIFMKEYPINDTLIGKTTHVSYNLCSDINGDRLVYYHEIDISFSRLPGGSFDNWNIDSTSNHPVPPGKYDFYTVVLHELGHALGLNHVNQSTDVMFYSSSTGVIRNLQSSSNAVDGGIYIVNQSTISNNCSGVFPITYASIEDCSETGDVINFKEYNGIKFYPNPAEQELTIEILDKSNVIQEIYMLNEVGQVVKNTQGHTNKVTIDISNLAKGFYFVKAITKSGEQTEKIIIK from the coding sequence GTGGAAATTAAAAATGAACCAATTAAGTTTTATATAGATACGAGTATATCCAATAATGTTTTATTAACAGCAACTGTAAAACAAGCACTAAATGATTGGAAGTGTCAAACTAAAATAAATTGGGAAATAGTTGGAGATACCATTCTGCCAAATGGTGCAAGCTCAGAAGTAGATGGTGTGTCTTTAATTTTTATGAAAGAATACCCTATAAATGACACGTTAATAGGGAAAACAACTCATGTATCTTATAACCTCTGTTCAGACATCAATGGAGATCGTCTTGTTTATTATCATGAAATTGATATTAGTTTTTCGAGATTACCCGGTGGTTCATTTGATAACTGGAATATTGATTCTACTTCAAATCACCCTGTTCCTCCAGGAAAATATGATTTCTATACTGTCGTATTACACGAATTAGGACATGCATTGGGTCTTAATCATGTTAACCAAAGTACTGATGTGATGTTTTATAGTTCTAGTACAGGAGTAATTCGTAATCTACAAAGTAGTTCTAATGCAGTTGATGGAGGGATTTACATTGTGAATCAAAGTACAATATCTAATAATTGTTCTGGAGTTTTCCCGATAACATATGCATCTATTGAGGACTGCTCTGAGACAGGTGATGTTATTAATTTTAAAGAGTACAATGGTATCAAGTTTTATCCAAATCCAGCTGAACAGGAACTAACAATCGAAATATTAGATAAATCCAATGTAATACAAGAGATTTATATGTTAAATGAAGTGGGACAAGTAGTTAAAAATACCCAAGGACATACAAACAAAGTTACAATAGACATATCTAATTTAGCAAAAGGGTTTTATTTTGTTAAAGCTATTACAAAAAGTGGTGAGCAGACAGAAAAAATTATTATAAAATAA
- a CDS encoding S8 family serine peptidase: protein MKTKSIISMIMGFVLLTSTSYAQKVYINKDWEDATGTVGAIQRTASAIDNNKNLIVVSNTINASNNTDVLITKYNPEGTILWQQTFDGSGHGNDYGVQLKINNSNEIFVVAALQESTNLDFGVLKYSPNGNLIWGNTWNGSANEIDIPADIGVDTNGDVYLVGGTESTNSFSDYAIVKFDADGDYLWHTTYDYANLHDAATSISFSGNRLVVSGASASALTNWDYATLLVNKEDGGILDTKRTSVPGVGLDNVVAVTTDNNNNTYITGYVEENGNRNIQTLKINSDFELEWVKNFDGGLEDVGKAIGVDDFGNVYVVGTKKNANGGKDYITIKYDLNGTELWSREFGSGGGEINATAEHLSITNTGDILITGTLDNEGNKEFATIKYQSSGDLEFVQKYDAGNHNNESKSIVVNDDAIYVTGLVEKNGEIKNATVKYSEGRRIVEPRIIDGIESHVKHEIIVRFDVSVMNIDAVDKNGFNFGLLSDFVQPSVISQLENVYPNVAWKRVSAYKIFKHFTSSDTTFINRLGDEVEIAPFWAILLINVGKENEVDVCNALNADQIMFPTIKYAQTNGIIVPTTDDPKYSLQESLMSTNHPDGHINIEPAWAIETGSDKIKIGVLDSGIKWDHEDFGGFFNGSASKIKGGYDYQIDQSLQYTANHGDPITQGIENGHGTKVAGIIGALRNNTMGISGIAGGNWPYANVIPGDGTQPDPNPAEHNIGVSIHGFRAVTIGLSAAEVTAAMLDASTWTALYPESMDIINNSWVRTVPYLDEIPQTWDLFKDAQRQIFRNGVINVCSRGNFGDSKSRYPQYAEREEWVISVGGSNKDGYKHSSSSFGDDVDLIAPYDVDIVYTIGNNSTNEYTSFSGTSAAAPHVAGVAGLMLSHIDHQPSTPNNLAPDDIEFLLQRYARDIVPDLNHQEYEIGYDDLSGWGLLDAGAVMEKIDRTQYIVKHIKKEVVVPTNLSSVPHITGDLFFSNYEKPFGKYYGTMYELSYTLQNNLNQGDVILDSWPLNSYTTLLDNTINPQPTFVNIENANYITNMNNTSGDIRGTIVHLTKDKNGNSIDYWYPASPGALVRVGYTLHLQSAYAGVNEEGNHAFNLSCYPNPSTDDVTISFSLPDYAQVQIEAYDINGRLVYSSEKTDYSAGQNLVTISSNNWTKGMYFLNLKANETAQTIKFIKQ from the coding sequence ATGAAAACGAAAAGTATAATATCAATGATTATGGGCTTTGTGTTATTAACTAGCACTAGTTACGCCCAAAAAGTCTATATAAACAAAGACTGGGAAGATGCGACAGGTACAGTAGGCGCAATACAGCGAACAGCCTCGGCAATTGACAACAATAAAAATTTAATTGTTGTTAGCAATACCATTAATGCATCGAATAATACGGATGTATTAATTACAAAGTACAATCCTGAAGGCACCATTTTATGGCAACAAACCTTTGATGGTTCGGGGCATGGAAATGATTATGGTGTCCAATTAAAAATCAATAATTCCAATGAGATTTTTGTTGTAGCGGCCCTACAAGAAAGCACAAATTTAGATTTTGGAGTATTAAAATACTCTCCTAATGGTAATCTAATTTGGGGAAATACTTGGAATGGATCAGCAAATGAAATAGATATACCTGCCGATATTGGAGTTGACACCAATGGTGATGTGTATCTTGTTGGTGGTACAGAATCCACAAATAGCTTTTCGGATTATGCTATTGTGAAGTTTGATGCTGATGGAGATTATTTATGGCATACAACGTATGATTATGCAAATTTACACGATGCCGCAACCAGTATAAGTTTTAGTGGAAATAGACTTGTAGTGTCAGGAGCATCAGCATCAGCGCTTACTAACTGGGATTACGCAACCCTTCTGGTAAATAAAGAAGACGGTGGAATTCTAGACACGAAAAGAACATCGGTACCTGGTGTAGGTTTGGATAATGTTGTCGCAGTTACTACCGACAATAATAACAATACTTACATAACAGGATATGTAGAAGAAAATGGGAACAGAAACATTCAAACCTTAAAGATTAATTCGGATTTTGAACTTGAATGGGTTAAGAATTTTGATGGTGGTTTAGAAGATGTAGGAAAGGCTATCGGAGTTGATGATTTTGGAAATGTGTATGTGGTTGGTACTAAGAAAAATGCAAATGGAGGGAAGGATTATATTACTATAAAGTACGACTTAAATGGAACGGAACTTTGGAGTAGAGAGTTTGGGTCGGGAGGAGGTGAAATTAATGCAACTGCTGAACACCTCTCAATTACCAATACTGGAGATATTTTAATAACTGGAACATTAGATAATGAAGGAAATAAAGAGTTTGCAACTATCAAATACCAATCTAGTGGAGATTTGGAGTTTGTTCAAAAATATGATGCAGGAAATCATAATAACGAATCGAAATCGATTGTAGTCAATGATGATGCAATTTATGTTACTGGATTAGTTGAAAAAAATGGTGAGATTAAAAATGCAACAGTAAAATATTCGGAAGGCAGAAGAATCGTAGAACCAAGAATAATTGATGGTATAGAGTCACATGTAAAACATGAAATTATTGTACGCTTTGATGTGTCTGTAATGAATATAGACGCAGTCGATAAAAACGGATTTAACTTTGGTTTGCTATCTGATTTTGTACAGCCAAGTGTAATTAGTCAATTAGAAAATGTTTATCCTAATGTTGCTTGGAAACGAGTGTCAGCGTATAAAATTTTTAAACATTTCACATCTTCAGATACTACTTTTATCAATAGATTAGGTGATGAAGTGGAAATTGCACCCTTTTGGGCTATACTTCTTATTAATGTTGGAAAAGAAAATGAAGTGGACGTTTGTAATGCACTCAATGCCGATCAAATAATGTTCCCGACTATAAAATATGCACAAACCAATGGAATAATTGTTCCCACAACAGATGACCCCAAATATTCATTACAAGAATCTTTAATGTCAACTAACCATCCTGATGGACATATAAATATAGAACCAGCATGGGCAATTGAAACAGGCTCTGATAAAATTAAAATTGGTGTGTTAGACTCTGGTATTAAATGGGATCATGAAGATTTTGGAGGATTCTTTAATGGTTCTGCATCTAAAATTAAAGGAGGATACGATTATCAAATAGATCAAAGTTTACAGTACACAGCAAATCATGGAGATCCAATAACGCAAGGAATAGAAAATGGACATGGGACAAAAGTAGCAGGAATAATTGGTGCATTAAGAAATAACACAATGGGGATTTCAGGAATAGCTGGAGGTAATTGGCCTTATGCTAATGTTATCCCTGGAGATGGCACACAGCCAGATCCAAATCCTGCCGAACATAATATAGGTGTCTCAATTCACGGGTTTAGAGCGGTTACGATTGGTCTATCAGCCGCAGAAGTAACAGCCGCTATGCTAGACGCATCCACTTGGACAGCTCTATATCCAGAATCTATGGATATTATCAACAACAGCTGGGTACGAACCGTTCCATATTTGGACGAAATTCCTCAAACTTGGGATTTATTTAAAGATGCTCAACGTCAAATATTTAGAAACGGAGTAATTAATGTTTGTAGTAGAGGTAATTTCGGAGATTCAAAAAGTCGTTATCCTCAATATGCCGAACGTGAAGAATGGGTGATAAGTGTAGGTGGAAGTAATAAAGATGGATATAAGCACTCAAGCTCTTCCTTTGGTGATGATGTTGATTTAATAGCTCCTTATGATGTAGATATTGTATATACCATAGGAAATAATTCCACTAACGAGTATACATCATTTTCAGGAACATCAGCAGCAGCTCCACATGTTGCAGGCGTTGCGGGATTAATGCTGAGTCATATTGACCATCAACCTTCTACACCTAATAATTTAGCTCCTGATGATATTGAATTTTTATTACAACGATATGCGCGAGATATAGTACCCGATTTAAATCATCAAGAATATGAAATTGGTTATGATGACTTATCTGGTTGGGGTCTTTTAGATGCTGGAGCAGTAATGGAAAAAATTGATAGGACACAATATATTGTAAAACATATCAAAAAGGAGGTAGTAGTACCTACAAACTTATCAAGTGTACCTCATATAACTGGAGATTTATTCTTTAGTAATTACGAAAAACCTTTTGGCAAGTATTATGGTACGATGTATGAGCTTTCTTATACATTGCAAAACAATCTAAACCAAGGGGATGTGATACTAGATAGTTGGCCTCTCAACAGTTATACAACCTTACTTGATAATACAATTAATCCACAACCAACATTTGTAAATATTGAAAATGCCAACTATATTACAAATATGAATAACACAAGTGGGGATATTCGTGGAACGATAGTACATTTAACAAAAGACAAAAATGGTAATTCTATTGATTATTGGTATCCAGCATCTCCAGGTGCTTTAGTACGGGTTGGATATACACTTCACCTACAATCTGCTTATGCAGGGGTAAATGAGGAAGGTAATCATGCGTTTAACTTATCATGTTATCCAAACCCTTCAACAGACGATGTAACTATCAGTTTTTCTCTTCCAGATTATGCACAAGTTCAAATAGAGGCTTACGACATCAACGGAAGACTTGTTTATTCAAGTGAAAAAACTGATTATTCTGCAGGTCAGAATTTAGTTACAATCTCTTCTAACAATTGGACAAAAGGCATGTATTTTTTAAATCTAAAAGCAAATGAAACAGCTCAAACAATTAAGTTTATTAAGCAGTAG